A window of Rhododendron vialii isolate Sample 1 chromosome 11a, ASM3025357v1 genomic DNA:
ccctaaaagccgaacatgttagggtatattgtgattcgcagcttgtagtccatcaactgtccgggcaatatgaaacccagagcgagaagatggcggcatatgtacaggtgaccagagatctgctcgataccttcgaaagggtgtatattgagcagataagttctggaaagaatgctcatgcagattcactggcatggttagccgcagctgtgccatctgagtttaaaagaaaaatagccgtggagtatctgactgagccgagcattgggaaaagtgtggagatggtcttggacgtgaatcaaggaccaagttggatggacccaatagtggagtttttacgagatgaaatactccctttggacaaaaaggaggcacataaaatcaggaccaaatctgcttggttctggttatccccaaagggaaaactatataggaagtcttttacaggaccctacttgctttgtgtgcatcctgagatggtgcaaaagttcctccacgaaattcacgaggggacttgtggaagccatgctggtggtcggtccatagcccaccgagcaatcacccaagggtattggtggccgtacatgcaagaagatgctaaggtgtacgtaaaaatttgtgagaagtgtcagaaattttctccaatgattcgaacaccagccgaggacctggtgcctctgacaagtccctggccgtttgcatagtggggaatggacatagtgggtccactacacaaggcaactgggaatcgaaaattcctattagtttcaacagattacttcactaagtggattgaggctgagccgttggccaagattactgaacctatgatagaaaggtttgtgtggaaaagcatcataactcgctttggggtaccttattcgttgattacagacaatgggtcgcaatttcagaagaaattcaaaactttctgtgcccagtatgggataagaaattattattcgactccagcttaccctcaaagcaacggacaagcagaggcttcaaacaaaacaatccttgatgggattaagaaacatttggataaagcaaaggggaaatggcccgatgaattgccattggttctatgggcataccgaacaacgcctaggaggtctacgggagagaccccctattcattagcatatggaacagaggctgttattccattagaaataggtctgccgaccaacaggaccactttggttgaaagtggaggaaatgacagagccttggagattgagttagacttagccgaggaacgacgagaacgggccttggtgcacttggcctcataccaagagcagctcatcaaaagttataacaagaatgtacacccacgagagtttggtgttggagaccttgtgctacgaaaagtgctcggcaatactaaagtggctaatgagggaaagctaggggcaaattgggaaggcccatatcgagttacagaaatcgcaggcattggggcttatcgattggcagacttggatgggaacccagtgccaagaccttggaatgtccataatctaagaaagttttttatataatttttctttatgcacatcgtgattgtgtgggagttacgaataaaactctcttgtgttctagttttgttatttttacaagggatacgagtaacgccctcttgggttttacagtttatgaatgaagttacgttttttgtctagactgctgttttcttggtatttgttttaaatacgaatcacgacattggtttccctcattcgtattggggagcagggtataggatatccatttaagtacgtgatacttgaacacaagttcgaaacacttgtgtgaacttcaaacaagtacgaaatacttgagaaattgttctaagtacgtgatactttaaagtacgtgacacttgtgagaacgcaagtacgaaatacttgagaattgttctaagtacgagaaacaattgtatgaaattaaagtacgagaaacttggacagatatgcataaactttaaacaagtatatgttagccacgagatattcaaagtacgagaacCCTTACggtgcatacgaatacatgcataaaagcatacgagtatatgcaccaacagtccacagcatacgaaaatatgcacaaacttggaagcatacgaatctatgcataaaagtacgtaaaacttttaaactttaaacGATTTCAGTACGACATACTTAAACATCTTAAAACACCCATGACAGAAACATGTGGAAAAGGTATCTTGACAGGCataattcaaaaacagatgtgaagaacgacagagctcattcatcttctgtgagatcttggacagctgtaggagtaattataggagctactggagcagccagctcttctgtgggattttcatctccaagttgaccatcactgacttcctgctggccagggttggtcgtgtcaatttgaggctccacttcagacaCATGTTGCTCAGCcgacacgttcaccacctgctcatcatttatctcctctgcaatatcctcctcttgactggcagcactgggtagttcaatgttggtccagagaggagatgattcaggaatctcagctttggcaaggcaagctgtccaagaggccacccagacttggtcttgtatcccaggcatttggcttgtgtagctttccgtggcaACCTTGATCCCTTCATTGTATCCCTtctcaaatgcagctttggttTCATTCTGGCTCGCCTCGAGTTCCTTCAACGTCTGATTTAGGCTATCCTCAgtccccttcagttgtccctttaaaccatcagccactcccaaggcttggttcctttctttctcgagcctgatgatggtccgttgaagcttggtattctcacttacaagcttgacacgttgaggctcagactggctaagcttttgagccatagccaccattttttgcatcacctggaacgttcaaaacagttaaacatggataccaaatgctatggtatgctatgatttaaaaaagcaaaattttaccttggcattgtgagacatgaatgagcttagaaggttgtcaggcgagcttgccacctccttttgcatatctcctggcggcagaaaagcttgagacaaggcaagggcagtgccttctgactcaacactgtcccgagcagtgatagctcggctcccgtgtgagaatggaggagcccagaggggagcaggtgatgaggaggatgtagggggtctttcttgagtttcctccactcgttgacgtttttcacggtgaagggcttcaatctcttcaagggaaaatcctgggggagcatctgtttgagtttgggggcgacgaccacgaccttgaacactttggccccgaccacgacctcgaccaggaatggtgaggaggctgcccaaatcaatcggccggttcatctctgaagttgagaaggtGCGGCCGCtagaagacgagttggatgtggaactggaagcttcctcagcaagagggataggttcgtcagagattggaggagtctgggaacgcctctcttcttgttcggggattggtcttgaaggaccagctattgcagggatgtcagctgctcgggttctccgatcaataaacccaccgtatgaagctttgtagctgagaagtacttgagctgctcttgctcggcctgcaaggtatgtcccttcgccgttgaatgcaagtgctcgtttgatatcagctacgtgaacttgtggggttatgatgttataaccgcggttaatatttgatgctgaaacaaagcataagcaaattagaagcacgaaaaagcttttcctatgaaagaggacaaaacaaatgaaattaagggagagcattaacgtgggctcccgaatatgtgaggggcatgaaaaccaatcacttggtcgtcctcgtctctgggttcgaagttgcccgtaacgatcagaaagtcgtcatcatcccctcgagcagagtcagggagttcgagaacgagcttctttctagaatccctactctttaaataatacgtaagggcgtccccagttctggaaatgctatatagatgatggatatcatacaagcctagggaagtccctaacatttggtttagggtatttatacccataactactcggaagaaattagcagaaacttgcattggcgaaagcctgtaatacgctaaaacttggcggagtagaggggctaagggaaacctaactccgccttcgacgacggctactactggaatgtgaagtgtgtcgaaatcgaagctttcgcgaatggcatcctcaggagccaaaacagtagctacgttgtcaggaatcccatatcgagatctgaaacttgccatggtttgaggagtattacagtgtctacggaatctccccattaccagaaaaacttttggggttctttgaagtataaagaaagaggacgataaaactctaaaacgagattgtaaacaatccactagagaaagggagttgtaagaagaagaagtgatgacttacgagaataatcgatggaatccctaaagagcagaaaagaagaggccttgagacgatgaacagagcttcaatggcggggaagagcttgaaccgtttgtttcctgtagaaggagtctaagagagagattggggttttttaaaaaagggacgaaaacccaaaaataccctaaaagtaggtggcgtacgtgaaacgtcaccccagacgccgttttgagcgttccgttttccaataaacacgtctgttcgtatttgatgtaaaagcaatacgatgatcgacacgtgtaaaaattaaggctaaaagcctgtgacgaccacaagaaaagatgatcttttcttagcaacgtgatgaaacaatgcaccaatatatgaaatagggtgcaaaaACGAAATAAATTTGTTCGGTAAAAAGCTTTACTCATCATCtgaagtaaaatataaacgagcaaagctggggagcaattgtagggaggtattcccgaacaggtgcaaaatgagcccgagcacggtcaacaaagggtcaacgcactgtggaccagtgatatgagaagtcaatggtccagagaggttgtacgattctcggtgcaataacatgagacgttattaggaccgaatacaaggaaaatgacatgagatgccactgttcatagaaacttgttcggcaagagagagccgaacaggaggagagttccttacaaaggatatggttcaaattgtttccttaggaccagtaacacgtgaggtaattggtccaggccatctgttcggccatgagatggccgaacagagagagaagtactatttgagggaacattctggaaggttccagagtagtcatgtcccataaagggataaagatcccaagaatataggatctgagaaagatacccaacgaatatgggatgttcggctcttaaaggaaaagaatcctaaaaggactcttttccataaactgataaaggaaacgagaccccttgatatcctgggtttcctatacgagttaggaatcctatggtaacatggatgcttggacagcaagcatccataaatctataaatatgaggtaaacctagaggtgagaggtacgcaatacactgcattctatttgctttcctattgataattagggtttgattgctagtacgtgatactaacaaaggcatcggagggcctttgccacgagaggcaaaggtgcactcactccttgtctgttttgcaggacaggggtttcgttgacaaattagggttacgttcaagaggcacgtgaagccgttgcattccagtgctgtttaaAGCGCTACTTGAATCTATCCACCTACATAGGGAgagggaacagtttaatggggatcaAAGCTGTAACATATTTGTAGGATGTGATTTAAAGACAATGTAAACGGATGGCAGgcttgaaaaataaatgagataaaacccAACGCCGTTATCGGACATCAAAACAACGCGTTGGCATGAATTAGGCACAAAcagcagccaacttgcatgcatggctctgCCTGCATGCAAGTAAATAGCCGCGCGACAAACCCACACCATCACGCGATGGTCATGACCCTCCAATCAGGTTGAATTtcatctccttctgggctctggaaggaccagcgcacacccaggaatTCAAACCAAGTAGATTATATATACTAGAaagaaataattattacaaacaggacGGATAGGAGATAAGTGCAagcccctaaacagtgggggcaTCAAATAATGGCCGTGgaccaagctgcccatgcaagggcaacttCTGTAAAAAGATAGACCATCGCATGATGGAGGCAattcatcgcgcgagtgtcatggttggacttccaagaattgctttgcatgcctgggctctgagacatgttcaagagcaacccaggggcattccacaGTAACTaactaaacaaattaagctAAGCTATTGATTTTTAATATGCAAAACAGGGGAATTAATTCTAATCATGCTTTAACACAACTTTTATACTATAACTAAACAGAAAGGAACCAAAATCCTATCCCCGTGAGGACTGTCGCGCGATTGCTCGAAGCATCACGCGATTGAGTGAGTCCATCATGCGTAGGAGGATTGGTGTACGATTCTTGTAACTCTGCTGACTTTAAAGctagaactggtattgattaccaaccttggcTCTGcgagcccccctcagggatcaaaatagTAAACAGTAAAtgagttatacctttgcttaTGTGCTACAGAAATGGATTGAACTAGGTGGTACGGCTTGGTAGATGAGTGTATGGAGATGACTTTAGTTAGGAAGCAGGAGGTGTATTTGATGGTAgtgttgtctttctttcttgattttttttgtaaccttttccAAGATGAACAatgaggggtatttataggacaagAGAGGGTGTGAGGTGGGTGAATGACTTGGCCTAatgaccagccaacaaggctagccagccctccttggtggaggaagtggccaacaaggtgatgggagttgTTGtggggtggtgcaacccatgcacctgcaaacaCTGTTCAGCCCATGAAAACGGGGTTCCCAggtcagtagccccctgatcatcacaaaatccagctggaaaaaggtgaaaatgacaggaGTTGACCATCGCACGAGAGACTGggttcatcgcgcgatggttttacccacccacgcgatggtcaacaatcaaggtttgactttgaccaacacctggcaagcaGAGCATCACGCGAGAGAATCAATGGGTCGCGCGACGGTAGACCCCTGTGGTCAGGGTTctgacttagggttttagggttcaagaTGGACCTTAGCCTACTCtgagctcaaaccatttcacacTCAATactgttttgacctgattcatcatcggggaaacaagaaaccaaaaaagaaagtaaatcaattaggaaaccagattggggtgtctacaccccTGCATCCGGTGACTTAGTCCGATCAATCCACTGATCCATCCTCCCCTGTTGGACTAGCTCTTCAAGATAAAGTTTTAACGACTGGCATGCCGTTGTATAATGGCCCTATTCATTGTGGAATGAATAGTACACCCGTTGGTTCGGCTCACGCCCATCAACAGTCCCCAACTTTTCCATTGCTCCTGTTGGCCATTGGAATCTAGGCATCCGTACGCATTCTCGGAGCATACAGAAGATGGGTTCTTTGAAATAGGTGGTGATGGCAAGGTGGTCCAATCCATCGCTCGGAGGTTGGTCCCATGTCTTACCGCCCCCCCTATTTCCACCAACTCTAGTGCCCTCCTTGGCAATGGTGTTAACTTGCCTCTTCACATCCTTTGCAGCCGATTTGGTTGGGTCGGCAACTTCCGCAACACCGGAGCCCCCGATATATTCGTCGAGTTTGATATAACGGGCAACAGTTTGCATCAGATCCAACATATCGCTTGGCGGCCAGAGCATTAACTCCTTAGAAAGATCTAAAGACCGATCCAGACCGCGTTTAAAAGATGTAGCAGCAGTCTTCTGGTCACAACTTTCCACCAAGTTATAAACGTTGTAGTATCGCTCGGAGTAATCCTTCAAGGATTCGCCATCCTTCTGTCGCAAGTCTATTCGTGCTTTAATTGTCTTCGGCCGCCGATTACTTGCTACAAACCGAGCAGTGAACGAACGTTCCAGTTCCCCAAAACTATTAACGAATCCTGGTTTAAGCTGAGTGTACCACAACATGGCAGGGTCCGACAAGCTCAGGGAGAAACTTCGGCACATCATTGCCTCGCTAAGTCCGTAGAGTGCAGCCATTGACCTGAACTGCTGCACATGGGTCGGAGCATCCGACTTTGGGTTGTAAGTGTTGAACTTCGGGACTTTGAAATTAGAAGGGAGACTTCTTCTGCTATGGCCTTGGAGAAAGGGGACCCTATCTTCTCGGCTAAGGTTGCAGCCGCTGTGGGTAGGTTCGCCGTTATCACCGCCGAAGGTGAAACATATGTCTTGGGAACGGTGTCCCTTCAATGCTTATCGGAAAGCAGAATTCGGGGTCTCTGACCGCCGATACTCGGTTCAGGTGAGTGCCGTCTCTTGGATCCCGATATCGCTCTTACATTTTCCTGCCTTGGGGGATCCGCCTGCTGTTGGGATACTCGGTAGGTGGTTCTCTCTTCAGTTCTGGTATTCACCACAGTCAAGGCTCGGTCGCCGCCACCGACGCCAACTTCACATCTTTCCTTTGGGAGCAGCCCCTGGCTATCCTCCCTTTGTGCTTGAGACGGTCCCGACGATTGCCATTAGGAATTATGGGCAAAATGCCCCGGCGAGTGCTGATGGGGATGGCACACAAAATGTTCGAACGGACATTGGGAATGGGGTGAGGAATGCCCTGGCGAACGTCGTTGGGAATGGGTGGCAACTCCTTTCCCACGGTCTTCATGTCACCGGTCCCCAGACTTAACTTTGTTGTGTTCGCCCCGGCGGTCGTGAAACCCAGCGGGATGGTCATGGGAAGCTATGGCACTTGTTTCTGGGAGTAGTGGTCGGCGTACATGGCCATCGCCGGACGTCTTGTTGCGAGGATCAACCTGTTGCCTGGATTCCAGATGAATGCGTCCACTAGCATCTAGGTGACACAATGGGCCGAGCCTTGCGAAGGTGGAGGCCCTGGTAGTATTGGCCGTCTGAGATGGAAGGACTGCATTCCTCCTTCGGCATCGCTCCCTAGACCTAGAGATGGGAGGGACCTCTTGGTGCGCTTGAAGCTCTAGTACTTGTGTCCTTAGCCGCAGCAATTCTTTTGCCATGCTCACCGAGAGATCTAGAGGACGAGGTGGAATCGGATAAAGACTGGTTTCCGTGTGATGGACCCCGTCGATATGGAACGAATCTGTTCCTACAGCATGGGTACTCGTCCCAGCGACGGTTGAACCCAACATGACGGAGCCATCAAGTACCCTAGCGGAGGTACCCATGAGCCCTAGATCCGCCCTCACTTGCTGAGTTGTTGGTGAGTCTTGGTGAGTTTGAGGGTTCGGAATGAAATGTGCGAGACCGATAAGTCGTCCGTCCGCCCCTGTCATTCTTGTACGAGTGAAGAAAAGGAGGAAGGTATGCAAGGAGAAAGTGTTCCACCACAGAGATCTGAGTCAAAAGTGTTCCACCACAGAGATCTGAGTCAGAAGTGTCCCCACCAGAGTCACCAATTGTGGGGGTGCGCTTTCTCCGATCAAACCTTTGATAATAAAGTGGCTGGGTTGCTATATCTTGGATGAGAATGGGTCCTACACAAATAACACTCGTATTAGTACCTAAACCCGGATCGTGGAGGTCCGGGGTAGGCACTCCGACAGTCAAGTAAATATTAGGGAAGAAGAGATTTTTGAATAGAATTTAGGGTTTCAGAGGGTAGTAAGTCCATCCATCATCTCTAGGGGGATTGCTTCTTTTATAGGCAGTGGAAACATGGAGACTAACCCACTTACATGCATCACGCGCTCCATGATTTATTCCTCAATCATGGCACCAAATCAGGTCCGCAATCACAGCACTAACGTTCCCCATGATCTACTCGTGCAATTAAGAAAACCGAATCACGCCACCTGCCACTCCTACCCAACTCTTCCCGACTTCCTCTTCAAATCAGGGAGCAGGGGTGGTTTGGTGGCTAAGGGCTCTGCTGAATGATGTGGCTCGACTGAGAAAAGCACTTCTGAATTGTCAATTGGTCCGGTGGATCTCCGCTGGACGACGAGTAGCCGAACTGCTCCCATCCGGGTCCATGACCAACGCCGGCGAATGATCTTGGTCCGGCGAGACAGATCTGGCAGATGCATAGCTTCTGTACACTGTCGAAGCAGACAGCCTATGTGTCGAGGTTTGGGTTAGCCATTTTGACGTGGCCCGCTCCGCCGAACCGCGACCGCCTCAGTATTGAATTGACATGCGAATGAATCGAAGTGATACCCTTTGAAACGACTGGGGTCCCATTGGACGTGCCAAAAGATGTTTCCCACTTTTCCACCGCGTAGCTAGCGTGAGCAGAAAATCAATGGCATGTGCAGTATGAGCACAGGCGTGTCAGGACTTATCGTCGTCCAACATATGAAAGGAGTGGGCGCCTCGATCTAACTTTGTATGTAGTGCAATTGCATGTGACCCAAAAGGTGAGGCCACAaagaggttcgtggtttgccacacCGAAGTTGACTTGGAATTTTCTAACCGTGTGAGAAAAAGTAGAGAACATCGTAAAATAAAGATgaactttattatgtcggaaTAATAGAGTTGGGtacaaggaaaagtaaaaacttgaACTACTTGATGAAGTAATTGAGTTGGTACAGGAAAAGTAAAATATGTGCTTTACTGGGAAGACTTTGGTTTAAGCGATGGGTTTTGAGTTgttgaacccttttttcttcttgagaacttgtatttataggccaagcaaCTCCACGATTCTAAATGCACGGGTATTTGTTGGCTTCTCCTCGTGATGCCACGTGTCCCATGTTGCCATTTTCTCCTCCAAATGCAGCGGTTATCAGCAGGTTTTATCATCTTGTTGGAGCCAAAAGGCTGATACTTGAGTGCCCACTACCCAAACATATGAAAATGGAGATCATGGGGTTATTCTCCAACTTCCCAAATGTCCACAACTTGCCATGTGTCCCTTATTGCCTCCAATTTTTGGAATAAAGGCTTAACTGCTTCTTTTATGCTGCAAATCAAAGGACGTGGGGGCCATTTGACCACATGGCTTTGGGACAATTATTCCATGCATCACGGCCCACATTCTTCTTTGTTCCCAATGGTTGGAGTCAATCGACAACCGTTTATCCACAAATCATGGGCCAATtctcacaaaataaaacatGGGCCAAGCTTCtagactaaaattaattgggcatTGCtctaaattataaaattaatgCAGCCCATTAATTTTAGCTCACGAGACTCATAAAAATTGGcctaatttaattaaatagCCCTCCAGCGCTGGCCCAAGATTTGGTgtcaaaaatgggtgtaaacaacaATCAACGTTTTATTAtttctcaagaaaaaagaaaggcaagCTTAAACAAATCTCAATATATGAAAGCTGGAATTTAAAATGGAATGAAAAGAACATCTTTTAAACACAAGCAAAGTGTCGATCTCTAGGTCTTCCTCTTCTTTGcacttttgttttccaaaagaTCTTCCTCCAACCAACGTTTGTACAAACTTGATAACTTGTCAGCAAAGTCCTCAATGATATTTTTTGTCACCCGATTTGGCCATAAACGGAGAACATTACAACAGAGGTTGGCATCATCGGTCTTAGAAGTAGCGTACTTAGGATTGCCTAGCACCTTGGCTTGATCGCCACAAATTGTCTTTGAAAGCGAGTACGAAAGTAGAAGGTAACTTGAGTAATACCAATTACTACAACACCAAAGTGGTTCATGGTACTACAACACCAATTACTACAATACTAAGGGCAAACCCATTGAATCCGGTCGC
This region includes:
- the LOC131306813 gene encoding uncharacterized protein LOC131306813, whose translation is MAALYGLSEAMMCRSFSLSLSDPAMLWYTQLKPGFVNSFGELERSFTARFVASNRRPKTIKARIDLRQKDGESLKDYSERYYNVYNLVESCDQKTAATSFKRGLDRSLDLSKELMLWPPSDMLDLMQTVARYIKLDEYIGGSGVAEVADPTKSAAKDVKRQVNTIAKEGTRVGGNRGGGKTWDQPPSDGLDHLAITTYFKEPIFCMLRECVRMPRFQWPTGAMEKLGTVDGREPNQRVYYSFHNE